Proteins encoded by one window of Kineococcus endophyticus:
- a CDS encoding polysaccharide pyruvyl transferase family protein, with protein sequence MRVLLAGWSSVLHGEATAGDELATRAVEQHLLAAGHDVVCAWSPAMSLVRAGPRDLRYDDVDPRSVDVAVWVCGPLAGEPVREFHTRFAPARRVAVGVSVLDPRDPAVAGFDAVVPRDAAGVLPQRDLAARPPVGQAAVVGVFLTHGQGEYGGRRRHEQVSDELATWLGGLDAATLELETRLDPRDWRLPARAEHVSAVVARLDVVVSTRLHGLVLALRSGVPCVAVDPVAGGGKVSAQAGAWGWPVLPADEVTSAVLDERFAWCRSRTGRDAARAAREVAASAGEAQLASLDSVLGVRALR encoded by the coding sequence GTGAGGGTGCTGCTCGCCGGGTGGTCCAGCGTGCTGCACGGCGAGGCCACCGCGGGGGACGAGCTGGCGACGCGGGCCGTCGAGCAGCACCTCCTCGCGGCCGGCCACGACGTCGTCTGCGCGTGGAGCCCGGCGATGTCCCTCGTCCGCGCCGGTCCGCGGGACCTCCGGTACGACGACGTCGATCCGCGGTCGGTCGACGTCGCGGTGTGGGTGTGCGGACCGCTGGCGGGGGAGCCCGTGCGGGAGTTCCACACCCGGTTCGCGCCCGCGCGCCGCGTCGCGGTCGGGGTGAGCGTCCTCGACCCCCGCGACCCGGCCGTCGCCGGGTTCGACGCCGTCGTGCCCCGCGACGCCGCCGGGGTGCTCCCGCAGCGCGACCTCGCCGCCCGCCCACCGGTGGGGCAGGCCGCCGTCGTCGGGGTGTTCCTCACCCACGGCCAGGGCGAGTACGGCGGCCGCCGCCGGCACGAGCAGGTGTCCGACGAGCTCGCGACCTGGTTGGGCGGGCTGGACGCCGCGACGCTCGAGCTCGAGACGCGACTCGATCCGCGCGACTGGCGGCTGCCGGCGCGCGCCGAGCACGTCAGCGCCGTCGTCGCCCGGCTGGACGTCGTCGTCTCCACCCGGCTGCACGGGCTCGTGCTGGCCCTGCGCTCGGGGGTGCCCTGCGTCGCCGTCGACCCCGTCGCCGGCGGTGGCAAGGTCAGCGCTCAGGCCGGGGCGTGGGGGTGGCCCGTCCTGCCGGCCGACGAGGTGACCTCCGCGGTGTTGGACGAGCGGTTCGCCTGGTGCCGCTCGCGTACCGGCCGGGACGCCGCCCGAGCGGCGCGGGAGGTCGCCGCGAGCGCCGGGGAGGCGCAGCTAGCGTCGCTGGACTCGGTCCTGGGCGTCCGCGCACTGCGCTGA